The Amblyomma americanum isolate KBUSLIRL-KWMA chromosome 5, ASM5285725v1, whole genome shotgun sequence genome window below encodes:
- the LOC144133485 gene encoding BRO1 domain-containing protein BROX-like: MAFWFHRNPLKATGLVNFDLKMLAMDSQALKICSDLRLARNHLLDLLTDPANDISTIDTALNTYLALFSGMILAPDEKGGESKLRHSVRFRWTQSMLGHSPMVQSDAVFELVSICQNVGIWYMKHASTIAAKEDINMDEAKDVHKCLRKAAGYFSAMKDKYVGQLREQPVPGSDLDSRVATAYINQCTAEAQEVTIGRAIEMKHAPGLISALAHETSKMYTSAADSLASLEASKFGRWRKFLILKAVFYLSYAYCYAGENLLAQEKCGEAIRALQESHKCYQDAVQICKQYSSMKGPGSAAKIDQHLFFRKLAPLVKRTLDKCERENGFIFHQKVPQDVPELELRATYGLVSPEEFQMPPHDKGWTPVVYAAFYVQPGGTGDPANSKAAVKAEGDLPPVQEKTTSHSTADPKTESGCVLQ, from the exons ATGGCGTTCTGGTTTCATCGAAACCCTTTAAAAGCCACCGGGCTTGTCAACTTCGACCTCAAAATGCTTGCCATGGACAGCCAGGCTCTGAAGATTTGCAG TGACCTGCGGCTGGCAAGAAACCATCTGCTCGACTTGCTCACAGACCCGGCAAATGACATAAGCACGATTGACACAGCCCTCAACACTTACCTGGCCCTTTTTTCTGGCATGATCCTGGCTCCTGATGAGAAGGGAGGCGAGAGCAAACTCAGGCACTCCGTACGCTTTCGCTGGACCCAGTCTATGCTGGGACATTCACCGAT GGTGCAGTCAGACGCAGTCTTTGAGCTGGTGTCAATATGCCAGAATGTCGGGATCTGGTACATGAAGCATGCGTCGACCATTGCTGCCAAGGAGGA CATCAACATGGATGAAGCGAAAGATGTCCACAAGTGTCTCAGAAAAGCCGCAGGCTACTTCAGTGCAATGAAG GACAAGTATGTGGGACAGCTCAGAGAGCAACCAGTACCAGGATCAGACCTGGACTCACGAGTGGCAACTGCTTACATCAATCAGTGTACTGCTGAAGCGCAGGAAG TGACAATTGGCAGGGCCATTGAGATGAAGCATGCTCCAGGTCTCATCTCGGCTCTTGCCCATGAAACGTCCAAGATGTACACATCAGCAG CGGACTCGCTTGCCAGCCTGGAGGCATCCAAGTTTGGGCGTTGGAGGAAGTTTCTCATTCTCAAGGCTGTTTTCTATCTCTCTTAC GCCTACTGCTACGCGGGAGAAAACCTGCTTGCTCAGGAGAAGTGCGGAGAAGCTATCAGAGCCTTGCAAGAAAGCCACAAGT GCTACCAGGATGCCGTGCAGATCTGCAAGCAGTACAGCAGCATGAAGGGGCCTGGTTCGGCAGCTAAGATTGACCAACACCTGTTTTTCCGCAAGCTTGCACCCCTGGTGAAGCGGACGCTCGACAAGTGCGAGCGAGAGAACGGCTTCAT ATTCCACCAAAAGGTGCCTCAGGACGTACCGGAACTGGAGCTGCGTGCCACCTATGGCCTGGTGAGCCCCGAGGAATTCCAGATGCCCCCTCATGACAAGGGCTGGACCCCGGTTGTCTATGCCGCTTTCTACGTGCAGCCGGGCGGTACTGGGGACCCTGCCAACTCG AAGGCAGCCGTCAAGGCTGAAGGGGACCTCCCTCCGGTACAAGAGAAGACCACGTCTCACTCCACTGCAGACCCAAAGACAGAGAGCGGATGTGTCCTGCAGTGA